One segment of Cerasicoccus sp. TK19100 DNA contains the following:
- a CDS encoding four helix bundle protein — MSNFFPHESQKVYQLGIEWVVMVENIIEGDTRRKGLADQLDNIANTIPIHIVAGLGKNSAGERVKAFDAAKSQVLACSAVMDMMVARNVMENGDANRGKRHLSEMARLLNGMIQSANTHELIRNRLQVPS; from the coding sequence ATGAGTAATTTTTTCCCTCACGAATCGCAAAAAGTCTACCAACTCGGTATCGAGTGGGTGGTTATGGTCGAAAATATCATCGAGGGAGATACACGTCGCAAGGGTCTCGCAGACCAGTTGGACAACATCGCCAACACCATTCCGATCCACATCGTTGCAGGCCTCGGCAAGAACTCAGCGGGTGAGCGCGTGAAGGCGTTTGACGCCGCCAAAAGCCAAGTCCTCGCCTGCTCCGCCGTAATGGATATGATGGTCGCGCGTAATGTCATGGAAAATGGCGACGCCAACCGCGGCAAACGCCACTTATCGGAAATGGCCCGCCTCCTCAACGGCATGATCCAATCCGCCAATACGCACGAGCTCATTCGCAACCGCCTACAGGTGCCGAGCTGA